In the genome of Cryptomeria japonica chromosome 8, Sugi_1.0, whole genome shotgun sequence, one region contains:
- the LOC131077260 gene encoding transcription factor MYB87, translating into MGRAPCCDKANVKKGPWSPEEDAKLKAFIEQSGTGGNWIALPQKAGLKRCGKSCRLRWLNYLRPDIRHGGFSEEEDSVICSLYANIGSRWSIIAAQLPGRTDNDIKNYWNTRLKKKLLGKRRELQNRRLKVEAKNNIPRGVCISEGMSAESTMNAIRSLMPRNEAFYVPDPLYYVGMDPSYAFGHSALVNPQALQHAAATSFPNCSNSEYALSFGTDPSQALEGLIMSDSTILRKLIMRNECALSECSTNNTNNNGFQSSSSNVSSHMYSPPATFGHVAFQESLEKSMKINVKSEPVGVFNNNDSMTFRDSSSSSTEGNHFQPAWLHENGLSSAQDQSSLSYEFPVEQLNELMYLNNYNSFLEQKEDPCDYSSCRDSAPEETTATCWPAQLLPHFDA; encoded by the exons ATGGGAAGAGCACCTTGCTGTGACAAAGCAAATGTCAAAAAGGGCCCATGGTCTCCTGAAGAAGATGCTAAACTCAAGGCTTTTATAGAACAGAGTGGTACTGGTGGAAATTGGATTGCTCTTCCACAAAAAGCAG GTCTGAAGAGGTGTGGAAAGAGCTGCAGGCTGAGATGGCTGAACTATTTGAGGCCAGATATAAGGCATGGTGGGTTCTCAGAAGAGGAAGACAGTGTTATTTGCAGCCTCTATGCAAACATTGGGAGCAG GTGGTCTATAATTGCAGCACAGTTACCTGGAAGAACAGACAATGACATAAAGAATTACTGGAATACAAGACTGAAGAAAAAACTGCTTGGGAAGAGAAGAGAGCTCCAAAACCGTAGGCTTAAAGTAGAAGCAAAGAATAACATCCCAAGAGGGGTTTGTATTTCAGAAGGTATGTCTGCTGAATCCACCATGAATGCAATTAGGTCTCTGATGCCAAGAAATGAGGCATTCTATGTGCCAGATCCATTATATTATGTGGGTATGGATCCATCTTATGCATTTGGCCACAGTGCTCTAGTAAATCCTCAGGCTTTGCAACATGCAGCTGCAACAAGCTTTCCCAATTGCTCAAATTCAGAATATGCTTTAAGCTTTGGAACTGATCCTTCTCAAGCTCTGGAGGGACTCATTATGTCTGATAGCACAATTCTTAGAAAGCTGATCATGAGGAATGAATGTGCACTCAGTGAGTGTTCAACAAACAATACCAATAACAATGGATTTCAATCATCTTCCTCAAATGTTAGCTCTCACATGTATTCTCCACCGGCTACCTTCGGTCATGTAGCTTTCCAGGAATCCCTTGAAAAGTCCATGAAAATCAATGTGAAATCAGAACCAGTTGGTGTATTTAACAACAATGATTCCATGACATTTAGAGACAGCAGCAGCTCCAGCACAGAGGGAAATCATTTTCAGCCTGCATGGTTACATGAAAATGGGCTCAGTTCAGCTCAAGATCAGAGCTCTTTGAGCTATGAGTTTCCAGTGGAGCAGTTGAATGAGTTGATGTATTTGAACAATTATAATTCCTTCCTGGAACAGAAAGAAGACCCCTGTGACTATTCATCATGCAGAGATAGTGCTCCTGAGGAGACTACTGCCACTTGTTGGCCTGCACAATTACTTCCTCATTTTGATGCTTAA